The Schistocerca piceifrons isolate TAMUIC-IGC-003096 chromosome 5, iqSchPice1.1, whole genome shotgun sequence genome has a segment encoding these proteins:
- the LOC124798144 gene encoding transcription factor MafA-like, with protein MEADDSDLAGQYLQQFELDRLEGAVKREQGAGAETPPPPPPPPPQQQQPQRLPSMPLLQPSPPHHLLTPPGEDAHPLYGAGQQHAGVLVKAVAQHGHGGEPGLVALQHPGTPPDTPPVSASPPHYAAAAAAAAVAAAGALADDMGWFPQSAVRYLAPEPLDLRPNCAADNMMEPQGAPVLAAAGWAPGATSVIAGGCRKLLAEYAPHHHHHHHHHHGHHHGEEQVPVRPLGAGSVSPAAHHHHQPQHHHHQQHHHELAPPPPPQPQYAASTASSTEDILNDDALMSLSVRELNKKLHGYPREEVVRLKQKRRTLKNRGYAQNCRSKRLQQRQELEVTNRTLVAELQRLKVELARVTQERDLYKQRLEQQLRHAAPAPPPLSGAFTVHVKPAAALASRMASQDLAARRKTKLAY; from the coding sequence ATGGAGGCGGACGACTCGGACCTGGCGGGCCAGTACCTGCAGCAGTTCGAGCTGGACCGGCTGGAGGGCGCCGTGAAGCGCGAGCAGGGCGCGGGCGCCgagacgccgcccccgccgcccccgccgccgccgcagcagcagcagccgcagcgccTGCCGTCGATGCCGCTGCTGCAGCCGTCGCCGCCGCACCACCTGCTGACGCCGCCGGGGGAGGACGCGCACCCGCTGTACGGCGCGGGCCAGCAGCACGCCGGCGTGCTGGTGAAGGCGGTGGCGCAGCACGGCCACGGCGGCGAGCCGGGGCTGGTGGCGCTGCAGCACCCGGGCACGCCGCCCGACACGCCGCCCGTGAGCGCGTCGCCCCCGCactacgccgccgccgccgccgccgccgccgtggccGCTGCCGGCGCGCTCGCCGACGACATGGGCTGGTTCCCGCAGTCGGCCGTGCGCTACCTGGCGCCCGAGCCGCTCGACCTGCGGCCCAACTGCGCCGCCGACAACATGATGGAGCCGCAGGGCgcgccggtgctcgccgccgccggcTGGGCTCCCGGCGCCACCTCCGTCATCGCGGGCGGCTGCCGCAAGCTGCTGGCCGAGTACGcgccgcaccaccaccaccaccaccaccaccaccacgggcaCCACCACGGCGAGGAGCAGGTGCCGGTGCGGCCGCTGGGCGCCGGCTCGGTGTCGCCCGCggcgcaccaccaccaccagccgcagcaccaccaccaccagcagcaccaccacgagctggcgccgccgccgccgccgcagccgcagtacgCCGCCTCGACCGCCTCCTCCACCGAGGACATCCTCAACGACGACGCGCTCATGTCGCTGTCGGTGCGCGAGCTCAACAAGAAGCTGCACGGCTACCCGCGCGAGGAGGTGGTGCGCCTCAAGCAGAAGCGGCGCACGCTGAAGAACCGCGGCTACGCGCAGAACTGCCGCAGCAAGCGGCTGCAGCAGCGCCAGGAGCTCGAGGTGACCAACCGCACGCTGGTGGCCGAGCTGCAGCGCCTCAAGGTGGAGCTGGCGCGCGTCACGCAGGAGCGAGACTTGTACAAGCAGCGCCTCGAGCAGCAGCTGCGCCacgccgcccccgcgccgccccc